The nucleotide window ACAATTCAACAAGTTGGAATGCTCTCTCAGTCCCAGGATTAAGGGATTCCACGATCATATCAGCGCTTGGAGTGTATGGCGGTCATCTTTACGTCGGTAGCGGAGGCACATTTGGAATGACTTCGAAATATTATGGAACCTTCGTTGTCTCTCTTGTTCCGGTAGCGGTGCGACCATCTAGTGAAGCCCCTCACCGGTTTATGCTGAGCCAGAATTACCCGAACCCATTTAATCCTAGCACCATAATCAGTTACCAGTTGCCGGCAAACATCTTTGTGTCATTAAAGATCTATGATGTGCTCGGAAGGGAAGTAAAGACTTTCGTCAATGAACGTCAAAACGCAGGCACTCACAACGTAACTTTCAACGCAGGCAACCTGCCGAGCGGAGTATATTTCTATCGCTTAACAGCCGGATCATTTTCTGAAATTAAGAAATTACTGTTGGTTAAATGAACTGGCAACTGTGCCTGCCAACCCGAAGCATCGACGCCTGCCTGCACGAAGCGTTTCGCGCAGGCAGGCTCGATTTGCAACTCTACGCCGTCTATTTCGCGGAAGGCGCATCAGGCTCCGGCTGAATTACGTATCATGGTACTTGACCGTCTCGGAGGGCGAACCGGCATCTCGACCACGTCTCGAAACGAGCAGGGCTTCCGGCTCCATGCCGCACTCACTTGTAGGTTCTCTATCCGCGGCACGACTTCTTTTTGAGACCGCGAATGCTGTACTGGCAAGGGAACCCATGACCTTCTGATCCACAGGCAGGCGCTCTAACTAACCGAGCTTGTGAATTCGCGCCGCTTTCGGAAATTGTACATCGGATCATACATGCCGGTTAGCACTTTGAGAGTCAAAAAGAAAAGCCCGAGCGATGAAACTATTAGGCTATGGCTGTCTGTGAAGTCCGCCCGGACTTCTCGAAAACAAACAGCCTCTCCGTTGGGAGAAACAAGCGAGTTAATGAAACTGTACCATGGCGTATATCAGCAAGTCAAGTGGGCCCAGCTTTCCCTCCAGATGAGCCAGGCTCGTGTTTGAGGACTCGACGAAGCGAATCAAGTATTTTGCCTAATTCATATGGTTTGGATATATAGTCACTTGCGCCAAGTTTTAACATCTGAGTTCTGTCGGGAGGATCCGGCGAGCCAGATGCTGCTATGATCGGAATATGCTTTGTCAAGGGGTTTTCCTTAGCCTCCTTGATGAATTCAAATCCGTCCATGCCCGGTGAGAAAATGTCGGTAATTACAGCGTCCGGCTTAATCACATTTAGTTTATTTAACAACTCTCGTTTGTCTTCAAGGGCGATAACATCATATCCCTCGGCCTCAAGTTCACTTGCCAGTAAGAGGAGGAGCGTAGGCTCATCATCGCTTATGGCAATGAGAGGTCCCTTCCTTCTGCGCCTAAATTGTCCGGGCTTCCGTTCCCAAGATTTCTGTTTCATATTTTTGTCAGTCTCCTCTAAGTGTCCTAATTCATTTTTCCAATTCCTTGGAGGTTCGTCCTCGAACGGATCGGGAAATTGTAGGCCGTTTCAAGTGGGTCATAAGAACGTTGCTTTCCATTAAACAAGTTAAATAACTTCCTCTTTCCCCTTCCGAAAAGCATCCGAGGGATTGTAACTGTACCATGACGTTTATCAGAAGAATCCTCTTCGAAACAATACCTACAAATCGGCAACCGTACTGGTTAGATGAAACTGTCGCTACTACTCGCAAGTTTTGCCTCTGGCACTATTTTACCAGAGTACCAGGACGAATGCAAACGCTGGGCGAAATAGAAGGCAATCGAGTGCGTTTACAGCGTTTTGCTCGATTCAGAATCAACGTCCAGCATCTTGACAGCATTCGCCAGGGCCTCACGGCGAACATGGTCGTAAATCATTGTTGTCGAAATGTCGCTGTGTCCTAAGAGATCTTTCACGGCCACAATCGGAACTCCCCGCTTGACAAGATTCGATGCGAGTGAATGTCGCAAGGAATGGAAGTGACCGGGCTTTCAGCTTCCTGTTGAACTCAGTAAGGAATTGGAGGGCTTCCCGATACCGTCTTGTCTCTGTCAAGATTCTGCGAGCACGGTTCTCAACTTCATCGAAGTAATCCAGTTAGTAAATACCTCTGCGTCTTAACGGATGCACGTTGCACCCTGACTCTTTGTGCTGTACAGTAAATTGTACGGTTCGAAATGCACGAAAAGGGGGGATGCGTTTCTGGCGGGTCTGAATTCTGTACTGGCGAGGGGACTCGAACCCATGACCTCCTGATCCACAGTCAGGCGCTCTAACCAACTGAGCTACGCCAGCGTAATGAATTTCTTTGCGAACGGCATCAATTTAATAGATTTTGATCTTTTATCAAAGATGGGGCGTGCGGAGTAGTGACTCATTTTCATTCCTCTCTGTCACCCCGAACTCGTTTCGGGATCCAGGAAAAGATGTTGAACCGAATTCAGGATGACGGGGTTCGACAAATTGATTCACCACCAAGTACCCAATTCAGGGGCAGGTGATTAATTCGGATCCCAAGGTATCTGCCTGGGATCTTTGAGCTATAGATGAGGTGCTTTACTCGTCGCCTGAGAACGCGCCATTCTTTTGTGGATCGGGAGATTCTCATACGTGCCGAGCCGATGTTTCCTCAGCGCGCGGACGAAGGAGCGAGAGCTTCCGTTGTAGTAGAATAGAATATTGCACAACTGATCTTGCAGGTCGCGCACTGCTTTCGAGGCGCCGATGTAGCTCTCCATCATCATGGAGAACACGAGAGTATCTCTTGGTATTACCGCGTACCCTGACAGCGTGCTTACCCCGTTGATTGAGCCCGTCTTTGCCAATATCCTGTGAGACGAGCTGTCGAACGGCATTCTGTCCGAAAGAGTGCCATCAACTCCTCCAATCGGCAGACTGCGAACAAAGATGTCCCTGACGGAATCTGGCGGATTAAGCATGAGCCGAAGTACCTTAACGATTGCAGCGGGTGTGATGAGGTTGTAATGTGACACACCTGACCCATCGACGATGTAATGTTGGCTCGAGTCTATTCCGCAGTCACTGAGAAAATCCGTCTCCTGCTTGATTCCGTTCTCGGCACTGCCGGTTTCTCCAAATCTGTCTGCCGCTATCAACCGAATCAAGCATTCAGCTCCGAGATTGTCCGATTCTTTATTGATGTACGTGATTACGGTATCCATCGAGTGTTCGATGCTGAATAAGGGCTTGACTCCGGTAACTTGCGGAGTATACCTGGTTACCGACATACTACCCGCGATTGTCACTCCAGCTCGGGTCAGTGCGTCTTTGAACAGCGTTCCGAAGAACTCTGTCGGATGTCGCACGGAGAACTCGTACTTGGTGGGGCGGAATCGAGATGAATACCTACCGCCTACAATGATAGTATTTTTACCCTTGATCGTTCTCCGTGTGGCTGTCACGCTGTCAATGGTATCCCGCGTCGCAGTACATATCACATCGACGAAGTCTGATCTGGGTTGGAGAGCGATGGAAATGTTTCCAGTCAGGCTGTCACGACTTAGAAGAGCCGATATCACATTATGGTCTACGGATGCGGGAGTAATAAACATCGCGAACGGTTCCGGCTCGTCGTCCCACATCCAGCCCTCGCCCCACTCGAGGGAGTCGAATTTGGAAACATCGATAACGAGATTGCCTGTGACGTAAGTGATGCTGTCTCGCCTGATCGCAGCCGCAGCAACGCTCAAGTCGCTATCGCTGAGGATAGGATCTCCGCCTCCGATCGCGACAATATTTCCGTCGACCGTCCCGTTTGTGTGAGAGCCCTGGTACCCGAAGATGGTCCGGAATTTATATCCTACGTCGAGACTGTCCAGCGCGAAGGCTGTGGTAATGATTTTCAAATTGCTCGCAGGATGAATGAGAAGTCGGGAATTCGAGTTGAATATGATCTTCCTCGACCGTCTCGAATATACTTCTATCGCCATGATGGTCCTCGGCATCTTGGATTTGCGGACCAAGTAGTTGATTTGTCTATTCAGGATCCTTTCGGAGCGCGACGATCTCGCCGGAGCGTTGATTGGAAGAACCAGTGAAATGGCAAGAACGGCCAGGAAAATCTTAGAGACGGGACGGCTCACTTCCTTGGTTTGCCGAGCTTTCTGTACAACGTACTCTTGTTTATCTTGAGGATGCGCGCCGTTTGGACATAATCGTTATCGTGTTGTTCAAGTACCTTTCGCATGTACTGAATTTCCAGATCGTCAAGTGAGATATCGGAAGGAAGTTTATCCGTCCACGATTGGGACTGAATTCTGATTTCAGGGAGGTCAGTTTCCGAAAGGGAGAGGACCGGTCCTGTCGACAGAGCGATAGCGCGGTCTATGAAATTCTCGAGCTCCCTCACGTTTCCGGGCCAGGGGTATTCGTAGATTCCTGCCATCAACTCATCGGATACGCCCGTCACTCTTTTGTTATGCTGGCGATTGTATTTGTTTATGAAGTGCTGGACAAGAAGCGGTATGTCTTCTCGCCGCTCCCGGAGCGGTGGGAGTTCGATCCTGATGACGCTGAGGCGGTAGAACAAGTCTTCTCTGAAAAGTTTTTCCGCAACCAACTCCGAAAGATTCCTGTTGGTTGCAGCGATTATCCTTACATCGACTATTCGTGAAACGGAGCTGCCGATCCTCCTCACTTCATGTTCCTGCAAAACGCGGAGGAGTTTTGGCTGAAGTTGCAGTGGAATTTCGCCGACTTCATCGAGGAAGAGTGTTCCGCCTTCCGCCTCTGTAAAGAGACCGTCTCTGGCGAAGAGCGCTCCCGTAAAAGCCCCTTTTTCATGCCCGAAAAGTTCGGCTTCCAGCAGTTGCTCCGGAATCGCCGCAACACTTATCGGGATAAATGGTTTCTCCGCGCGCGGACTATTCATGTGCACCGATCTCGCCACAATTTCTTTTCCGGTGCCGCTCTCACCCTGGATAAGAATACTTGAGTTGGTCGGAGCAGCTCTGCCGATAATTTTGAAGACCTTAAGCATGTTCTCGCTGCGACCGACAACGTTAGAGGTCTTTACCTCGCTGGCCCCTTCATCGGGAAATTTTTTCCCTTTTCTGGTCACATGAAAGTGTGAGACGGCATTGGAAACGACCAGCCTGATCTCATTCAAGTTGAGCGGCTTACTTAGATAGTCGAACGCCCCGCTTTTGATTGTATTCGCCGCACCTTCGAGAGTCCCGAACGCGGTGATCAACACGACGGGCAGGTCAGGCGATGTTTGAACGAGCTTCCCGAGAAGTTCGACCCCGTTCAGTTTTGGCATCATGACGTCCGTAACGACAGCAGAGAATTCACCGGAAGTAATTTGCCTGAGTGCCATCACCGGATCTGAAAATGTCTCGACATCGTATTGAGGGGAGAGCGCCTCTCGCAATAGCTCCAGTGAGTCGGCATGGTCGTCAATGACAGCAATCTTATCCTTCATTTGCGCCTCCTGGAAGGAGAACTGAGAATGTCGATCCAGTCTCGGATGTGCGCGCGAGGAAGATCTTTCCCCCATGACTCTCGACTATTTCTTTGCATATCACAAGTCCTATTCCGTTGCCGTTCGGCTTCTTACTGTTTATGAAGTCGACGAACAATTGTCCAACAATATCCTGAGACACGCCGCCCCCATTGTCTTCGACGTCGATTCGGATCTGCGATCCGCCCTGGGCCTTTTCTTCATACACTCTGAGACCTATCGTCTCCTGACGGCCGTTTCTTCTTTTAGCGGTGATCGCTTCGATTGAATTGTTGATGAGGTTGATGAGCACCTGTTGAATCTGCACGGGGTCGGCATTAAGCACCAGTTCGGGCGTGTCGAGCCTGACGTCAAGCCTGATGGAAGTCTCTCTCAACTTAGATTCCATGACGGACTTGACCTCGTCGATTAAACTCCTTACCGGCGATTTTATCTTCGCGGGGACCGCAATCTTCCTTGCCTGTAGAGCTCGATTGATGATGGA belongs to Candidatus Kryptoniota bacterium and includes:
- the dacB gene encoding D-alanyl-D-alanine carboxypeptidase/D-alanyl-D-alanine-endopeptidase; the protein is MSRPVSKIFLAVLAISLVLPINAPARSSRSERILNRQINYLVRKSKMPRTIMAIEVYSRRSRKIIFNSNSRLLIHPASNLKIITTAFALDSLDVGYKFRTIFGYQGSHTNGTVDGNIVAIGGGDPILSDSDLSVAAAAIRRDSITYVTGNLVIDVSKFDSLEWGEGWMWDDEPEPFAMFITPASVDHNVISALLSRDSLTGNISIALQPRSDFVDVICTATRDTIDSVTATRRTIKGKNTIIVGGRYSSRFRPTKYEFSVRHPTEFFGTLFKDALTRAGVTIAGSMSVTRYTPQVTGVKPLFSIEHSMDTVITYINKESDNLGAECLIRLIAADRFGETGSAENGIKQETDFLSDCGIDSSQHYIVDGSGVSHYNLITPAAIVKVLRLMLNPPDSVRDIFVRSLPIGGVDGTLSDRMPFDSSSHRILAKTGSINGVSTLSGYAVIPRDTLVFSMMMESYIGASKAVRDLQDQLCNILFYYNGSSRSFVRALRKHRLGTYENLPIHKRMARSQATSKAPHL
- a CDS encoding response regulator; this translates as MKQKSWERKPGQFRRRRKGPLIAISDDEPTLLLLLASELEAEGYDVIALEDKRELLNKLNVIKPDAVITDIFSPGMDGFEFIKEAKENPLTKHIPIIAASGSPDPPDRTQMLKLGASDYISKPYELGKILDSLRRVLKHEPGSSGGKAGPT
- a CDS encoding sigma-54 dependent transcriptional regulator — its product is MKDKIAVIDDHADSLELLREALSPQYDVETFSDPVMALRQITSGEFSAVVTDVMMPKLNGVELLGKLVQTSPDLPVVLITAFGTLEGAANTIKSGAFDYLSKPLNLNEIRLVVSNAVSHFHVTRKGKKFPDEGASEVKTSNVVGRSENMLKVFKIIGRAAPTNSSILIQGESGTGKEIVARSVHMNSPRAEKPFIPISVAAIPEQLLEAELFGHEKGAFTGALFARDGLFTEAEGGTLFLDEVGEIPLQLQPKLLRVLQEHEVRRIGSSVSRIVDVRIIAATNRNLSELVAEKLFREDLFYRLSVIRIELPPLRERREDIPLLVQHFINKYNRQHNKRVTGVSDELMAGIYEYPWPGNVRELENFIDRAIALSTGPVLSLSETDLPEIRIQSQSWTDKLPSDISLDDLEIQYMRKVLEQHDNDYVQTARILKINKSTLYRKLGKPRK